The Carassius gibelio isolate Cgi1373 ecotype wild population from Czech Republic chromosome B14, carGib1.2-hapl.c, whole genome shotgun sequence genome has a segment encoding these proteins:
- the zgc:113229 gene encoding uncharacterized protein zgc:113229: MAELKPVSDTHSILESMLQKLRLNAHTNSSSVTDMQTCSPSGECNAGPLEDSSKTTVYQFGFGSNVKEPDGSTSVSNKWENPWTQQSSHCEDALTPVAKQPVRRISKNNSGFSGKPKRPPLIWGESDDQMPGPEKKQTFSNSKLPSLYNTESFQNPPDLLAPTLTTSSTLLGKPEVRGQSGTWSWGAAIERNESPRFHEQSVKTTKTSRRKWGDAKRWAQNVKERWRERHRTTQTRQRHDGERQAQNEVQSYRSSLLVPINVNEAPTSPTETTDIHHEEISTALDEDGPGSLSYMSESLFSFGTTSNLMEEIFSGTEWAQFLSVNSSKMHQSKELPNTNNRSSEEELQSKWTHEGTPDYQLDSTQLSLSESFAQDMASDKQTETSQMSVTYLPTNPSQTDPFTNQSQNTNLNPNESHNGEQSYGQSHFSQLDPNESKATYSQVSDPSHNLPQGGTEDFIPLIDLSYAKSIKRSSVTSRGSLSRKREHWTKSRDSFEHTTQEMEEEENGGSFTAAQLSSNSLRSPSPASSLDSMNSISQDSETSETLETANKKRRMEDTRRVRFSEEVIILPPTYWPESDDDDEDDDEEDEEEENDDNDLQEEPSPRHSFPKWIVSLKPKSGKYKF; this comes from the exons ATGGCGGAGTTGAAACCTGTCTCAGACACTCATTCAATACTGGAATCTATGCTTCAGAAATTACGACTGAATGCTCATACCAACAGTAGCTCAGTCACTGATATGCAAACATGCAGTCCATCTGGAGAATGTAATGCTGGACCATTGGAAGATTCATCTAAAACAACAGTTTATCAGTTTGGGTTTGGTTCCAATGTTAAAGAGCCAGATGGAAGCACCTCAGTCTCCAATAAGTGGGAGAATCCTTGGACTCAACAATCCTCTCATTGTGAGGATGCATTGACTCCTGTTGCTAAACAACCGGTCAGAAGGATCAGTAAAAACAACTCGGGATTCTCTGGTAAACCTAAACGTCCACCGTTGATTTGGGGGGAATCAGACGATCAGATGCCTGGGCCGGAGAAGAAGCAAACGTTTTCCAACTCAAAATTGCCATCGTTATACAATACAGAATCCTTCCAAAACCCTCCTGATCTTTTAGCTCCAACGCTAACAACATCATCTACACTGTTGGGAAaaccagaggtcagaggtcaaagtgGCACATGGAGTTGGGGTGCTGCAATTGAGAGAAACGAAAGCCCCAGATTTCATGAGCaatcagtaaaaacaacaaagacAAGTAGGAGGAAGTGGGGGGACGCTAAAAGGTGGGCTCAGAATGtgaaagagagatggagagagagacacagaaccACACAGACCAGACAAAGACATGATGGAGAAAGACAAGCACAGAATGAAGTACAA AGTTATCGCTCTTCGTTATTGGTGCCCATCAATGTGAATGAAGCTCCTACATCACCCACTGAGACCACCGATATCCATCATGAAGAGATCAGCACAGCGCTGGATGAAGATGGCCCTGGTTCACTCAGCTACATGAG TGAAAGTCTGTTCTCATTTGGCACTACTTCTAATTTAATGGAGGAGATCTTCAGCGGGACGGAGTGGGCTCAGTTTCTCTCAGTTAACAGCTCCAAAATGCACCAGTCTAAAGAGTTACCAAATACTAATAACCGATCAAGTGAAGAAGAACTGCAAAGTAAATGGACTCACGAAGGCACACCAGATTACCAATTAGATTCGACTCAGCTTTCACTTTCAGAGAGCTTTGCACAAGACATGGCCTCCGATAAACAAACCGAGACGTCTCAAATGAGTGTTACTTATCTCCCCACAAATCCTTCACAAACAGACCCGTTTACAAACCAGTCACAAAACACCAATCTGAACCCCAACGAATCTCACAATGGTGAGCAATCATATGGACAGTCACATTTTTCCCAGCTTGATCCAAATGAATCAAAAGCAACATATAGTCAAGTGTCCGACCCCAGCCATAACCTGCCACAAGGTGGGACGGAGGATTTTATACCCCTCATTGACCTTTCATACGCTAAG TCAATAAAAAGATCATCTGTAACATCCCGTGGATCTCTGAGCCGGAAAAGAGAGCACTGGACAAAGAGCAGGGATTCGTTTGAACACACAACACAagagatggaggaggaggagaacgGTGGCTCTTTCACAGCCGCACAGCTGTCTTCAAACTCCCTCCGCAGCCCTTCACCAGCGTCTTCACTCGACTCAATGAACTCAATCTCTCAAGACTCAGAGACCTCTGAAACTTTGGAGACTGCAAACAAAAAG AGGAGGATGGAAGACACTCGACGCGTTCGGTTCTCTGAGGAGGTTATCATCTTACCGCCCACCTACTGGCCAGAGtccgatgatgatgatgaagatgatgatgaagaagacgaagaagaagaaaatgatgATAATGATTTGCAGGAAGAACCTTCTCCCCGTCATTCTTTCCCTAAGTGGATTGTGTCTCTAAAACCCAAAAGTGGAAAGTACAAATTTTAA
- the p2rx3a gene encoding P2X purinoceptor 3a: MAPRVPNFIADFFVYETAKSVVVKSWTVGIINRVVQLLIILYFIGWVFMHEKGHQQRDTGIESAVMTKVKGLGKLNNHVMDVADYVVPSQGGSSFSIITSMVITANQTQGRCPETDSKFKCTTDDDCIKNLGSNLGNGIITGTCLNSTNDTKGWCEIEGWCPAEDDNISPKPMNEAENFTIFIKNSIRFPLFNVTRGNFPSSLNQFYIQSCHYDPVDNPFCPVFKVGDILRHINQSFYDITEKGGEIGININWKCNLDYNVNYCNPSYFFTRLDAAFENSNASKGYNFRFAKYYQSEDGTERRMLHKAKAIRFEIIVSGNAGKFKTVPFLINLVAALTSVGLATVFCDIILLNFDKGADEYKAKKFEEVSAVVPESANNSQMSSKALEKSSNDSGTFSIGRLETHSPSNQ; encoded by the exons ATGGCTCCAAGAGTCCCGAACTTCATCGCTGACTTCTTCGTCTATGAAACAGCCAAGTCGGTCGTGGTGAAGAGCTGGACTGTTGGAATCATCAACCGTGTCGTCCAGCTGTTAATTATTCTGTATTTCATCGG CTGGGTGTTTATGCATGAGAAAGGACATCAGCAGCGGGACACGGGGATCGAGTCTGCGGTCATGACCAAAGTGAAGGGCTTGGGCAAATTGAACAACCACGTGATGGACGTGGCAGACTATGTCGTTCCCTCGCAG GGTGGTTCCTCCTTCTCTATCATCACCAGCATGGtcatcacagccaatcagacgcAAGGACGGTGCCCTGAG ACTGATTCTAAGTTTAAATGCACTACTGATGATGACTGCATCAAAAACCTGGGCTCAAACTTAGGAAATG GTATTATAACGGGCACATGCTTGAACAGTACTAACGACACCAAAGGGTGGTGTGAAATTGAAGGCTGGTGCCCTGCAGAGGATGACAATATTTCACC AAAGCCAATGAATGAGGCGGAGAACTTCACCATCTTCATCAAGAACAGCATTCGCTTCCCTCTGTTTAACGTCACTAG AGGCAATTTCCCTTCAAGCCTGAACCAGTTTTACATTCAGAGCTGTCATTACGACCCGGTGGACAATCCGTTCTGTCCGGTCTTTAAAGTGGGAGATATCCTAAGACACATCAATCAAAGTTTTTATGACATTACTGAAAAA GGTGGAGAGATTGGTATTAACATCAACTGGAAGTGTAATCTGGACTATAATGTAAATTACTGCAATCCCAGTTACTTCTTCACACGCTTGGATGCTGCTTTCGAGAACAGCAATGCCTCTAAAGGATATAACTTCAG GTTTGCTAAATACTATCAATCTGAAGATGGGACTGAGCGTCGAATGCTTCATAAAGCTAAAGCAATCCGCTTCGAAATAATCGTGTCTGGCAAT GCAGGGAAGTTTAAGACTGTGCCGTTTCTGATTAATTTGGTGGCAGCTTTAACTTCAGTGGGATTG GCTACTGTGTTCTGTGACATCATCCTTCTCAACTTTGATAAAGGGGCGGATGAGTACAAAGCAAAGAAATTTGAAGAG GTTTCAGCTGTTGTGCCTGAGTCAGCAAACAACAGCCAGATGTCCAGCAAAGCATTGGAGAAGAGCTCAAATGACTCCGGGACCTTTTCTATCGGACGACTGGAGACACACAGCCCTTCAAACCAATGA